The proteins below come from a single Staphylococcus sp. MI 10-1553 genomic window:
- a CDS encoding ABC transporter ATP-binding protein — MKTSKLLEINHLTTTFDIEGQHYAAISNVDLTVNKGEVMGIVGESGSGKSVLSLSILKLLPEKISNIASGEVIYEGKRIDQYDVEQMNQMRGKEIGMIFQEPMTSLNPVFTIGNQLMEMLMLHLKLSKGDAKAKAISLLKQVGIPRAEKVVDEYPHQLSGGMRQRVMIAMAISCSPQLLIADEPTTALDVTVQAQILDLLKRIQEDTQMSVIFISHDLGVISEICDHVAVMYAGEVVETASVEDIFSQPKHPYTQLLLKAIPRLDVKQEKLETIRGSVPSLDELPKVGCRFANRCPHAMTICTLKDIEPYQFEREHEVKCHLYTQDTALKEANES; from the coding sequence ATGAAAACGAGCAAATTATTAGAAATCAATCATTTAACAACAACGTTTGATATTGAAGGACAGCATTACGCAGCGATTTCCAATGTTGATTTAACGGTGAATAAAGGTGAAGTGATGGGCATTGTAGGTGAGTCAGGGTCAGGGAAATCCGTACTCAGCCTGTCGATATTAAAATTATTGCCAGAAAAAATTTCAAATATTGCATCTGGCGAAGTGATTTACGAAGGCAAACGTATTGATCAGTACGACGTAGAACAAATGAATCAAATGAGAGGAAAAGAGATTGGAATGATTTTCCAAGAGCCAATGACATCGCTCAATCCAGTGTTTACGATTGGTAATCAACTGATGGAAATGTTGATGCTTCATTTGAAATTGTCAAAAGGTGACGCAAAAGCGAAAGCAATCTCTCTATTAAAACAAGTCGGTATTCCACGAGCTGAAAAAGTGGTTGACGAATATCCACATCAATTGTCAGGTGGAATGCGCCAACGTGTCATGATAGCGATGGCGATTTCATGTTCACCTCAATTGTTGATTGCTGACGAACCAACGACTGCACTTGATGTCACTGTTCAAGCACAAATTCTCGACTTGTTGAAACGGATTCAAGAAGATACCCAAATGAGCGTCATTTTTATTTCACACGATTTAGGAGTGATTTCCGAAATTTGTGACCATGTCGCTGTTATGTATGCGGGTGAAGTGGTTGAGACTGCAAGTGTTGAAGATATTTTCAGTCAACCGAAGCATCCTTACACACAATTACTGTTAAAAGCCATTCCACGCCTTGATGTGAAACAAGAGAAATTAGAGACGATTCGTGGTTCAGTACCGAGTTTAGATGAGCTGCCGAAAGTCGGCTGTCGTTTTGCGAATCGCTGTCCACATGCGATGACGATTTGTACGTTGAAAGATATTGAACCTTATCAATTCGAGCGGGAACATGAAGTGAAATGCCATTTATACACACAAGATACGGCATTGAAGGAGGCGAACGAGTCATGA
- the opp4A gene encoding oligopeptide ABC transporter substrate-binding protein, whose product MKKTWRYAWILLLCVTLVLSACGKNNSQTSSNDSSKTEKSNAKGGTLNVGVASAPEGNFQEIFASSVTDSDVVGYFNDGLVELDDHLNLKPKILSWEKSKDDDLKYTFKVKKGIKWQDGNPFTINDWIFTLETIADPEYTGPRYSGAAVIKGAEEKHKGEAKTISGLKKIDDYTAELTFKEEKANNLMVLWTSSVVSEKIFKDIPVKDMAKSDAVRKHPIGIGPFIVKNIVDGESVELVKNKDYWQGEPNIDKVNLRVIEQTALAQALEKGEVDIADVTGAIAKEIKDDKAENVKILEAPSTVYGIIGFILNDYDKKAEKIGAPRPKYQDKRLRQAMAYAINRKEWIDAFFYGYAKPLYGLIPSEHWSGAKKGEVKEYDYNVEKAKKLLDEAGYKDKDGDGFREDPKGKPFVVTLKHYSGTNPTFEPRTAALKGYWEKVGLKTKVEMEEFGKYGEDLENASKDIEVYFRSWQQGSDPDPSDLYRSTALWNESRYNNPKADKLLDEAVDSKIVGDDNDKRRKKYIEWQKIMADDVPVIPIFESISTIAVSNKVKNYEVSLKGANPIYQWSVEDKK is encoded by the coding sequence ATGAAGAAAACTTGGCGTTATGCATGGATATTATTGTTGTGTGTCACTCTTGTTTTATCGGCATGTGGAAAAAATAACTCACAAACTTCGAGTAATGATAGCAGCAAAACCGAAAAAAGTAATGCGAAAGGCGGTACTTTAAATGTAGGTGTTGCTTCAGCACCAGAAGGGAACTTTCAAGAAATTTTTGCTAGTTCGGTAACAGATTCTGATGTAGTAGGGTATTTTAATGATGGTCTCGTAGAATTGGATGATCACTTGAATCTAAAGCCGAAAATTTTATCTTGGGAAAAAAGTAAAGATGACGACTTAAAGTATACGTTTAAAGTGAAAAAAGGTATTAAATGGCAAGATGGTAATCCGTTCACAATTAATGACTGGATTTTCACTTTAGAAACAATTGCGGACCCTGAATACACTGGTCCACGATATAGTGGTGCAGCAGTCATTAAAGGGGCAGAAGAAAAACATAAAGGTGAAGCGAAAACAATTAGTGGTCTTAAAAAGATTGATGATTATACAGCTGAATTGACTTTTAAAGAAGAGAAAGCGAACAACTTAATGGTGTTATGGACGTCATCAGTCGTGAGTGAAAAAATCTTCAAAGACATTCCAGTGAAAGATATGGCAAAATCTGATGCGGTACGTAAACATCCGATCGGTATCGGACCATTTATCGTGAAAAACATTGTCGATGGTGAATCTGTAGAGCTTGTGAAAAACAAAGACTACTGGCAAGGTGAACCAAACATCGATAAAGTGAATTTACGTGTGATTGAACAAACAGCATTAGCACAAGCGCTTGAAAAAGGTGAAGTCGATATAGCTGATGTTACTGGAGCAATTGCTAAAGAGATTAAAGACGATAAAGCTGAAAATGTGAAAATTTTAGAAGCACCATCAACAGTTTATGGAATTATTGGTTTCATATTAAATGATTACGATAAAAAAGCTGAAAAAATTGGTGCACCACGTCCTAAATATCAAGACAAACGCTTACGTCAAGCGATGGCATACGCAATCAACCGTAAAGAATGGATTGACGCTTTCTTCTATGGTTATGCGAAACCACTGTACGGTTTAATTCCTTCTGAACATTGGAGCGGTGCGAAAAAAGGTGAAGTAAAAGAATATGACTATAATGTCGAAAAAGCGAAAAAGTTATTAGACGAAGCAGGTTATAAAGATAAAGACGGCGATGGTTTCCGTGAAGACCCGAAAGGTAAACCATTTGTAGTAACATTAAAACATTATTCAGGTACGAATCCAACATTCGAACCACGTACAGCAGCACTTAAAGGTTATTGGGAAAAAGTCGGTCTTAAAACGAAAGTTGAAATGGAAGAGTTCGGAAAATATGGAGAAGATTTAGAAAATGCGTCGAAAGATATTGAAGTTTACTTCCGTAGTTGGCAACAAGGTTCAGACCCTGATCCATCAGATTTATACAGATCTACAGCATTATGGAATGAATCACGTTACAACAATCCGAAAGCTGACAAATTGTTAGACGAAGCCGTAGATAGCAAAATTGTAGGCGATGATAACGATAAACGCCGTAAGAAATATATTGAATGGCAAAAAATTATGGCTGATGATGTACCGGTAATACCGATATTTGAATCAATTAGCACGATAGCTGTTAGCAACAAAGTGAAAAACTATGAAGTATCATTGAAAGGTGCAAACCCAATTTATCAATGGTCAGTTGAAGATAAAAAATAA
- a CDS encoding NAD(P)-binding oxidoreductase has protein sequence MTRTLILGANGGVGQHLVKQMHAQGEDFTAAVRKEEQQQALASQGISATLIDLETATIDDLTDAFRSYDQVIFSVGSGGSTGADQTIIVDLDGAVKAIKASEAANIEHFIMVSTYDSRREAFDASGDLKPYTIAKHYADDYLRHSRLTATIVHPGALTNDQGTGKVNVAELFEQPDVRQIPREDVAAVLYEVATNADHRGKEFQVLTGDTAIATALSSL, from the coding sequence ATGACACGAACATTAATTTTAGGTGCTAACGGTGGCGTAGGACAACATCTTGTGAAACAAATGCATGCACAAGGTGAAGATTTTACTGCGGCTGTGAGAAAAGAGGAACAACAGCAAGCGTTAGCATCACAAGGTATTTCTGCAACATTGATTGATTTAGAAACGGCAACGATTGACGATTTAACAGACGCCTTTCGATCTTATGATCAAGTCATTTTTTCAGTCGGCTCTGGTGGTAGCACAGGTGCAGATCAAACGATTATTGTAGATTTAGATGGTGCAGTCAAAGCGATTAAAGCAAGTGAAGCGGCTAACATTGAGCACTTCATTATGGTGTCTACGTATGACTCTCGTCGCGAAGCATTTGACGCAAGCGGTGACTTAAAGCCATATACGATTGCGAAACATTACGCAGATGACTATTTAAGACATAGCCGATTAACCGCGACTATTGTGCATCCGGGTGCATTGACAAATGATCAAGGAACAGGAAAAGTGAACGTTGCTGAATTGTTTGAACAACCAGATGTACGCCAAATTCCACGCGAAGATGTCGCTGCAGTCTTGTATGAAGTGGCTACAAATGCGGATCATCGTGGTAAAGAATTCCAAGTGCTGACAGGTGACACAGCAATTGCAACAGCACTGTCATCTCTATAA
- the pflA gene encoding pyruvate formate-lyase-activating protein codes for MITGHIHSIESLGTVDGPGLRYIIFTQGCLLRCLYCHNPDTWKINEPSRSATPDELVTEITPYLPYFQASGGGVTISGGEPLLQMPFIEALFEKLHAQGIHTCIDTSLGCANDTEAFKKHFDQVLAHTDLLMVDIKHIDNEKHQQLTGKPNTHILKYIQYLSDKGQPIWIRHVLVPGLTDAPEDLKALGTFINPLGNVEKFEILPYHQLGVHKWEALGVPYALNDVEPPTDEDVERAYGYVNFTGVTPLTPVR; via the coding sequence ATGATTACAGGACACATTCATTCAATAGAAAGCTTAGGTACAGTCGATGGCCCAGGCTTACGCTACATTATCTTTACACAAGGTTGCTTATTACGATGCTTATATTGTCATAATCCAGACACATGGAAGATTAATGAGCCATCTCGATCAGCAACACCAGATGAACTTGTGACTGAAATCACACCGTACCTCCCATACTTTCAGGCATCAGGAGGGGGCGTAACCATCAGTGGTGGCGAGCCTCTCTTGCAAATGCCGTTTATCGAAGCATTGTTTGAAAAGCTTCACGCACAAGGGATTCATACGTGTATCGATACCTCACTTGGCTGTGCAAACGATACGGAAGCTTTTAAGAAACATTTCGATCAAGTGTTAGCACATACAGACTTATTGATGGTCGACATTAAGCATATTGATAATGAAAAGCATCAACAATTAACTGGAAAACCCAATACTCATATACTCAAATATATTCAATATTTATCAGATAAAGGCCAACCGATATGGATTCGTCATGTGCTCGTACCAGGTCTCACCGACGCCCCCGAAGACTTGAAAGCACTTGGCACATTTATCAACCCACTTGGCAATGTTGAGAAATTTGAAATTTTACCTTATCATCAACTCGGTGTGCATAAATGGGAGGCCTTAGGTGTACCGTATGCGTTGAATGATGTTGAACCCCCGACAGATGAAGATGTAGAACGTGCATACGGATATGTGAATTTTACAGGCGTGACTCCTCTTACGCCTGTACGCTAA
- a CDS encoding ABC transporter ATP-binding protein, with the protein MSESYVLEVKNLKQYYPIKAGVFQRKVGEVKAVDNISFKIKKGQTVGLVGESGCGKSSAGRTILCLQKATEGEILFCGQDLTKLKGKALREARKGFQMVFQDPYASLNPMQMIGDIVGEPIRNYYNKKQKDIEDEVKDLLKRVGLNERDYYKYAHEFSGGQRQRVGIARALALKPKLIIADEPVSALDVSVQSQVLNIMDELQEEMGLSYLFIAHDLSVVKHVSDYICVMYLGHILEQGPADAIYENPQHPYTQSLISAIPDINPTQRKKRILLEGDLPSPSNPPVGCPFHTRCPVAEARCAQQKPQAIEVGKEHYASCLLLEEGEVKL; encoded by the coding sequence ATGAGTGAATCATATGTGTTAGAAGTGAAAAATTTAAAACAATATTATCCGATTAAGGCAGGGGTCTTCCAAAGAAAAGTAGGCGAAGTGAAAGCGGTGGATAATATTTCCTTTAAAATCAAAAAAGGACAAACAGTTGGCCTTGTAGGTGAATCAGGTTGTGGCAAATCCTCAGCAGGACGTACAATTTTATGCTTACAAAAAGCGACAGAGGGCGAGATTTTATTTTGTGGGCAAGATTTAACGAAATTAAAAGGCAAAGCGTTACGAGAAGCACGTAAAGGTTTTCAAATGGTGTTCCAAGATCCGTATGCGTCACTTAACCCAATGCAAATGATTGGTGACATAGTCGGAGAGCCGATTCGTAATTATTACAACAAAAAGCAAAAAGACATTGAAGATGAAGTGAAAGACTTATTGAAGCGTGTCGGTTTGAACGAACGCGATTACTATAAATATGCGCATGAGTTTTCAGGTGGTCAACGTCAACGTGTTGGGATTGCGCGTGCATTAGCGCTCAAACCGAAACTCATCATTGCGGATGAACCGGTCAGTGCGTTAGATGTATCCGTCCAATCACAAGTGTTGAATATTATGGACGAGTTACAAGAAGAAATGGGGTTAAGTTACTTATTTATTGCGCATGATTTGAGCGTTGTGAAACATGTGAGTGACTATATTTGTGTGATGTATTTGGGGCACATTTTAGAACAAGGGCCTGCTGATGCGATTTATGAAAATCCACAACATCCGTATACACAATCACTTATTTCAGCGATTCCAGATATTAATCCGACACAGCGCAAGAAACGAATTTTATTGGAGGGCGACTTGCCATCTCCGAGTAACCCACCAGTGGGGTGTCCATTCCATACGCGTTGTCCGGTCGCTG
- the pflB gene encoding formate C-acetyltransferase, producing the protein MIKDTQVKHNAWEGFKTGRWIRNVDVREFIQLNFTGYQGDDSFLAGSTEATKKLWDQVMALSKEERERGGIWDMDTKVPSTILSHDAGYLDESLEQIVGVQTDKPFKRSMQPFGGIRMAKAACEAYGYELDKETEHIFTEYRKTHNQGVFDAYSKEMLACRKAGIITGLPDAYGRGRIIGDYRRVALYGIDFLMAEKQKDFNDLSSTMTEDVIRLREEVSEQYRSLNELKQLGERYGFDLSRPAENFKEAVQWLYLAYLAAIKEQNGAAMSLGRTSTFLDIYAERDLEAGTMTETEVQEIIDHFIMKLRLVKFARTPDYNALFSGDPTWVTESIGGVGIDGRPMVTKNSFRFLHSLDNLGPAPEPNLTVLWSTRLPENFKRYCTKMSIKTSSIQYENDDLMRESYGDDYGIACCVSAMRIGKQMQFFGARANLAKTLLYAINGGKDEKSGAQVAPNFAPIQSEILDYDEVYRQFDEMMEWLAGVYVNSLNIIHYMHDKYSYERIEMALHDTDVHRTMATGIAGLSVAADSLSAIKYGQVRTIRDENGLVVDFETTGDYPKYGNNDPRVDDIAVQLVESFMRKLRKHQTYRDSEHTMSVLTITSNVVYGKKTGNTPDGRKAGEPFAPGANPMHGRDDHGALASLSSVSKLPYDCCKDGISNTFSIVPKSLGKEEATQEQNLVSILDGYALQHGHHLNINVFNRETLLDAMEHPEEYPQLTVRVSGYAVNFIKLTREQQLDVISRTFHETM; encoded by the coding sequence ATGATTAAAGACACTCAAGTAAAACATAATGCATGGGAAGGTTTTAAAACTGGACGTTGGATACGCAATGTAGACGTCCGTGAATTTATACAATTGAACTTTACAGGTTATCAAGGAGACGACAGTTTCTTAGCCGGTTCAACTGAAGCAACAAAGAAATTGTGGGATCAAGTAATGGCATTATCAAAAGAAGAGCGTGAACGTGGTGGTATTTGGGATATGGATACAAAAGTGCCATCAACAATCTTATCCCATGATGCAGGTTACTTGGATGAATCATTAGAACAAATTGTCGGTGTGCAAACAGACAAACCATTCAAACGTTCGATGCAACCATTTGGCGGTATCCGTATGGCAAAAGCAGCATGTGAAGCGTACGGTTATGAATTAGATAAAGAAACAGAACACATTTTTACAGAGTATCGTAAAACACATAACCAAGGTGTATTCGATGCGTATTCAAAAGAAATGTTAGCTTGTCGTAAAGCAGGGATTATTACAGGTTTACCAGATGCTTATGGACGTGGCCGTATTATTGGGGACTATCGGCGTGTCGCATTATACGGTATTGATTTCTTAATGGCAGAAAAGCAAAAAGACTTCAATGACTTATCATCAACAATGACTGAAGACGTGATTCGTTTACGCGAAGAAGTGTCAGAGCAATATCGTTCATTAAACGAATTAAAACAACTCGGTGAACGTTACGGATTTGATTTAAGTCGCCCAGCTGAAAACTTTAAAGAAGCGGTGCAATGGCTCTACCTTGCTTACCTTGCAGCGATTAAAGAACAAAACGGTGCAGCAATGAGTTTAGGACGTACTTCAACTTTCCTTGATATTTATGCTGAACGTGACTTAGAAGCAGGTACGATGACTGAAACTGAAGTACAAGAAATCATTGACCACTTCATCATGAAATTACGTTTAGTGAAATTTGCGCGTACACCTGATTACAATGCATTATTCTCAGGTGATCCGACTTGGGTAACGGAATCTATCGGTGGTGTCGGTATTGACGGCCGCCCAATGGTAACGAAAAACTCATTCCGTTTCTTACATTCACTCGACAACTTAGGACCAGCACCAGAACCAAACTTGACAGTATTATGGTCAACTCGTTTACCTGAAAACTTCAAACGCTACTGTACGAAAATGAGTATTAAAACAAGCTCAATTCAGTACGAAAATGATGATTTAATGCGTGAAAGCTACGGTGACGATTACGGTATTGCATGTTGTGTATCTGCTATGCGTATCGGTAAACAAATGCAATTCTTCGGTGCACGTGCCAATTTAGCGAAGACATTATTGTATGCGATTAATGGTGGTAAAGATGAAAAATCAGGTGCTCAAGTTGCACCAAACTTCGCACCAATTCAATCTGAAATTTTAGATTATGATGAAGTGTACCGCCAATTTGATGAAATGATGGAATGGTTAGCAGGCGTTTACGTCAACTCATTAAATATCATTCACTATATGCATGATAAATACAGCTACGAACGTATCGAAATGGCACTGCATGATACAGATGTGCACCGTACGATGGCGACAGGTATTGCAGGCTTATCAGTTGCAGCGGACTCACTTTCTGCCATTAAATACGGTCAAGTTCGCACAATTCGCGATGAAAATGGTCTCGTAGTTGACTTTGAAACAACAGGCGACTATCCAAAATATGGTAACAACGATCCACGTGTAGATGATATCGCAGTGCAATTAGTTGAAAGCTTTATGAGAAAACTACGCAAACATCAAACATACCGTGACTCTGAACATACGATGAGTGTATTGACAATCACGTCAAATGTTGTTTACGGTAAGAAAACAGGTAACACACCAGATGGACGTAAAGCAGGCGAACCATTTGCGCCAGGTGCGAACCCTATGCACGGCAGAGATGATCATGGTGCACTAGCTTCATTATCATCAGTGTCAAAATTACCTTATGATTGCTGTAAAGACGGTATTTCTAACACATTCAGTATCGTACCTAAATCATTAGGTAAAGAAGAAGCAACACAAGAACAAAACTTAGTGAGCATTTTAGATGGCTACGCATTACAACATGGTCATCACTTGAACATCAATGTCTTTAACAGAGAAACATTACTTGATGCAATGGAACACCCAGAAGAATATCCACAATTAACAGTGCGTGTTTCTGGATATGCTGTAAACTTCATTAAATTAACACGCGAACAACAATTAGACGTTATTTCTCGTACATTCCACGAAACTATGTAA